In Microcaecilia unicolor chromosome 1, aMicUni1.1, whole genome shotgun sequence, the following are encoded in one genomic region:
- the SCX gene encoding basic helix-loop-helix transcription factor scleraxis, which produces MSFAMLRPAPTRYLYPEISMMSEDDESDSDSSSSDEKSFHLDPTGFSLKGRKRRSSKKPNRITQEPRQRHTANARERDRTNSVNTAFTALRTLIPTEPADRKLSKIETLRLASSYISHLGNVLLVGEACGDGQPCHTSSSFYHHGSSSPLRDSENSQPKQICTFCLSNQRKQSKEKERKTALRS; this is translated from the exons ATGTCCTTTGCCATGTTGCGCCCGGCCCCTACCCGCTACCTATACCCCGAGATCAGCATGATGTCCGAGGATGACGAGAGTGACAGCGACAGCTCCAGTTCTGATGAAAAGTCTTTCCACTTGGACCCAACTGGCTTCAGCCTCAAGGGCAGGAAAAGAAGGTCTAGCAAGAAACCCAACCGGATAACTCAAGAGCCCCGGCAGCGACACACAGCCAATGCTCGGGAGCGGGACCGCACCAACAGCGTAAACACTGCCTTCACTGCCCTGAGAACTCTGATCCCCACAGAACCTGCTGACCGCAAGCTGTCCAAGATCGAGACTCTGAGGTTGGCATCTAGCTACATCTCCCACCTTGGCAATGTGCTCCTGGTGGGGGAGGCATGTGGAGATGGGCAACCGTGCCATACCAGCAGCTCCTTTTACCATCATGGAAGCAGTAGTCCCCTGCGGGACAGTGAGAACTCACAGCCCAAACAGATCTGCACTTTCTGTCTCAGCAACCAGAGGAAGCAG AGtaaagagaaggagaggaagacaGCACTCCGGAGCTAG